Proteins encoded in a region of the Phacochoerus africanus isolate WHEZ1 chromosome 8, ROS_Pafr_v1, whole genome shotgun sequence genome:
- the CMC2 gene encoding COX assembly mitochondrial protein 2 homolog isoform X3, whose product MKYGLSVWPQCTPCRPSVDSLSLPPQHLKMGPSKPGGTCASGGERRGPARQGQLCRAPGRRHQDLYRLQGRGLLSAASSLVNTASALRVWLRVGTAF is encoded by the coding sequence ATGAAATATGGCTTGTCAGTTTGGCCTCAGTGTACGCCCTGCCGGCCCTCCGTGGACTcgctctccctccccccacagcaCCTGAAAATGGGCCCGTCCAAGCCGGGCGGCACATGCGCCTCAGGCGGCGAGAGGCGGGGGCCGGCCCGGCAGGGTCAGCTGTGTAGGGCGCCCGGCCGCCGCCACCAGGACCTGTACCGGCTCCAAGGCCGCGGGCTTTTGAGTGCAGCGTCTTCGCTGGTGAATACCGCTTCCGCTCTCCGCGTGTGGCTGCGAGTCGG